The following proteins are encoded in a genomic region of Streptococcus sp. 29892:
- a CDS encoding ECF transporter S component: MKTKKANQVATLAIFIAVMVVIETISQAIFAAFVLPVKPTVTHIPVIIASIIYGPRIGAQLGGFMGIMSIIRNSIILSPLSYVFSPFVENGNLYSVLIALVPRILIGITPYYIYKLWQNKAGLALAGLTGTLTNTIFVLSGIFFLFGGVFKGDIKAVLAAIVSVNSIAEMAIATILTLAIVPVLQKVKK, translated from the coding sequence ATGAAAACTAAGAAAGCCAACCAAGTCGCAACCCTAGCTATTTTTATCGCTGTTATGGTCGTCATCGAAACCATCAGCCAGGCTATCTTCGCAGCCTTTGTCCTCCCGGTCAAACCGACTGTTACCCATATCCCTGTTATCATTGCAAGTATTATTTATGGACCTCGTATTGGGGCTCAACTGGGTGGTTTTATGGGAATTATGAGTATCATCCGCAATAGTATTATTCTTTCGCCTTTGAGCTATGTCTTCTCACCTTTTGTTGAGAATGGAAATCTCTACTCAGTGCTCATCGCACTTGTACCACGGATTTTGATTGGGATTACTCCTTATTATATTTACAAATTGTGGCAAAATAAGGCCGGTCTTGCACTCGCTGGCTTGACCGGAACACTCACAAACACCATCTTTGTCCTGTCAGGTATTTTCTTTCTATTTGGCGGTGTTTTCAAAGGAGATATTAAGGCAGTCCTTGCAGCAATCGTTTCAGTCAATTCTATCGCTGAAATGGCGATTGCCACCATTCTAACCCTTGCCATTGTCCCAGTCTTACAGAAAGTTAAAAAATAA
- a CDS encoding galactose-1-epimerase, giving the protein MDLFVDCRYGIAGDIMNAIDIQPFGLGSLSYRLQNSKGMQVVLTDFGARIVQILLPVEEEKGLRNVCLSRHSAEEYQEPPYIGATVAPVAGRLFQGDITLYDRVLELTENGPGFSLHSGPKSASMQLWQSECDAKNNSVTFTLTLADNYNGFPGPIQLSASYCLREDNSLYVSYKGRSSQATLFNPTNHAFFNLAGNFMEPIHDHILQMEADRVQYYTEDGRFDGLHQVKQTPYDFRSEKSFGDGLSQSHPQLELLGGFDNCWLLTCPEKAATVTSPDGKIKLHLSTNQDGVVIYTYNNNNPKLAVKQGAFSLECLASIEESHLLEPEKTVESWTCYRFEY; this is encoded by the coding sequence ATGGATTTGTTTGTGGATTGCAGGTATGGTATTGCAGGTGACATCATGAATGCTATAGATATTCAACCGTTTGGTTTAGGTTCACTCAGCTATCGTTTGCAAAATTCCAAAGGTATGCAGGTTGTTTTGACTGATTTTGGCGCAAGGATTGTTCAGATTTTACTCCCAGTGGAAGAAGAAAAGGGATTACGAAATGTCTGTCTAAGTCGTCATTCTGCAGAGGAATACCAAGAACCCCCCTATATTGGGGCGACTGTTGCTCCAGTAGCTGGTCGCTTGTTCCAAGGGGACATTACACTTTATGATCGTGTGCTAGAATTGACAGAGAACGGTCCTGGATTTTCCCTACATTCAGGACCAAAATCAGCTAGTATGCAGTTATGGCAGTCAGAATGCGATGCTAAAAACAATAGTGTCACCTTTACCTTGACCCTAGCCGATAACTACAATGGATTTCCAGGCCCTATTCAATTATCAGCTAGCTATTGTTTGAGAGAAGATAATTCACTCTATGTGAGCTACAAGGGAAGAAGTAGTCAAGCAACACTATTTAATCCTACCAACCATGCTTTCTTCAATTTGGCAGGAAATTTTATGGAGCCTATTCATGACCATATCTTACAGATGGAGGCTGATAGGGTTCAATATTATACTGAGGATGGCAGATTTGATGGCCTTCATCAGGTGAAGCAAACTCCTTATGATTTTCGTTCTGAAAAATCGTTTGGGGATGGATTAAGTCAATCTCATCCGCAGCTGGAGCTTTTAGGTGGTTTTGATAATTGCTGGCTACTGACATGTCCGGAAAAAGCAGCAACCGTGACCAGTCCAGATGGTAAGATTAAACTTCATCTTTCTACCAATCAAGACGGTGTGGTCATCTATACCTATAATAACAATAATCCAAAGCTTGCAGTCAAACAAGGAGCCTTTAGTTTAGAGTGCCTGGCTTCGATAGAGGAAAGTCACTTGCTGGAACCAGAAAAGACAGTAGAGTCTTGGACATGCTATCGATTTGAATACTAA
- the coaC gene encoding phosphopantothenoylcysteine decarboxylase, giving the protein MANITLAVTGSISAYKAADLTSQLTKLGHQVTVLMSRSAMDFITPLTFQSLSKNLVHTDVMLEENPSSIKHIDIAKATELFIVAPASANTIAKLAHGLADNMVTATALALPIGTKKLIAPAMNTNMYLNPATQQNLKTLIEYGFEEIKPREALLACGDFGTGALAEIEIILEKVSSILNEN; this is encoded by the coding sequence ATGGCTAACATTACTCTGGCTGTAACTGGCTCCATTTCCGCCTACAAGGCTGCTGATTTAACCAGTCAATTGACCAAGCTCGGCCATCAGGTAACTGTCCTCATGAGCCGCTCTGCTATGGACTTTATCACGCCCTTGACCTTCCAATCCCTGTCAAAAAATCTGGTCCACACAGATGTCATGCTGGAAGAAAATCCTAGTTCTATCAAACACATTGATATTGCCAAGGCAACTGAATTATTTATAGTAGCCCCAGCTTCTGCCAATACCATCGCTAAACTAGCTCACGGACTGGCAGACAATATGGTCACTGCAACAGCTCTGGCTCTGCCCATCGGGACTAAAAAGCTGATTGCTCCTGCTATGAATACCAATATGTACCTGAACCCTGCCACACAGCAAAATCTCAAAACCTTGATAGAATACGGCTTTGAGGAAATTAAACCACGCGAAGCCCTTCTAGCCTGTGGCGATTTTGGAACAGGTGCCCTAGCTGAAATCGAGATTATATTAGAGAAAGTGAGTTCTATTCTGAATGAAAACTAA
- the larB gene encoding nickel pincer cofactor biosynthesis protein LarB, with translation MDLGKMSHVDLDRINIKGFPEIIYGLHKTPLQILEVALKLDAANQPVMITKLSFDKWKELEDKPPNGSYFESSQIWYNRPFPTMKNGKILVLSAGTSDSQVVEEAAVVSQWMGCQTDVLQDVGVAGLGRLLGQLETIREASVIIVVAGMEGALPSVVSGLVSVPVIAVPTSVGYGANLDGLTTLLAMTTSCSSGISVVNIDNGFGAAYQASLIIKLMNQD, from the coding sequence ATGGATTTAGGAAAAATGAGTCATGTTGATCTAGATAGAATCAATATCAAGGGCTTCCCTGAAATCATCTATGGTTTACATAAAACGCCTCTACAAATTTTAGAAGTAGCGCTGAAGTTAGATGCCGCCAATCAACCTGTTATGATTACAAAATTATCCTTTGATAAATGGAAGGAGCTAGAGGATAAGCCACCTAATGGTTCTTATTTTGAGTCCAGTCAAATTTGGTATAACAGGCCATTTCCGACAATGAAAAATGGGAAGATTTTAGTTCTATCTGCTGGGACCTCTGATTCTCAAGTTGTGGAGGAGGCAGCAGTAGTCAGTCAATGGATGGGTTGCCAAACGGACGTTTTACAAGATGTAGGAGTAGCAGGACTTGGTCGACTGCTAGGACAATTAGAAACCATTCGAGAAGCCAGTGTCATTATTGTGGTTGCAGGCATGGAAGGTGCGCTTCCGAGTGTGGTATCTGGCTTAGTATCGGTACCAGTCATTGCTGTACCAACATCAGTTGGCTACGGAGCAAACCTGGATGGCTTGACGACACTTTTGGCCATGACAACCTCTTGTTCATCTGGTATTAGTGTTGTTAATATCGACAATGGCTTTGGGGCAGCTTATCAAGCTTCCCTAATTATAAAATTGATGAATCAAGACTAA
- a CDS encoding phospho-sugar mutase → MTYQETYQTWLDFADLPDYLREELVAMDEKTKEDAFYTNLEFGTAGMRGYIGAGTNRINVFVVRQATEGLAKLVESKGEEAKKRGVAIAYDSRHFSPEFAFESAQVLAAHGIKSYVFESLRPTPELSFAVRHYNAIAGIMVTASHNPKEFNGYKVYGEDGGQMPPADADALTNFIRAIDNPFAVELADLEASKENGLITVLGEETDVKYLEELKDLNINPDLIAEYGKDMKIVYTPLHGTGEMLARRALAQAGFESVQVVEAQATADPDFSTVASPNPESQAAFALAEELGREVGADVLLATDPDADRVGVEVRQADGSYWNLSGNQIGAIIAKYILEAHKQAGTLPANAALAKSIVSTELVTKIAESYGTTMFNVLTGFKFIAEKIQEFEEKHNHTYMFGFEESFGYLIKPFVRDKDAIQAVLMVAEIAAYYRSRGMTLADGIDEIFKEYGYFAEKTISVTLSGKDGAEQIKAIMAKFRDNSPAQFNATDIAVFEDFALQTKTDKDGNVEKLTTPPSDVLKYTLADDSWFAVRPSGTEPKIKFYIATVGETLAEAEEKIANIEKEINEFVG, encoded by the coding sequence ATGACTTATCAAGAAACCTATCAAACATGGCTCGACTTTGCAGACCTTCCAGACTACTTGCGTGAAGAATTAGTCGCAATGGATGAAAAGACCAAAGAAGATGCCTTCTACACAAACCTTGAGTTTGGTACAGCCGGTATGCGTGGCTATATTGGCGCTGGTACTAACCGTATCAACGTTTTCGTTGTACGTCAAGCTACTGAAGGTTTGGCAAAGTTGGTAGAATCAAAAGGTGAAGAAGCTAAAAAACGTGGTGTAGCTATCGCTTACGACTCACGTCACTTCTCTCCAGAATTTGCTTTTGAGTCTGCTCAAGTATTGGCAGCACATGGTATCAAATCTTATGTATTTGAAAGCCTTCGCCCAACTCCTGAATTGTCATTTGCTGTTCGTCATTACAATGCCATCGCAGGTATCATGGTGACTGCCAGCCACAACCCGAAAGAATTCAACGGATATAAGGTATATGGCGAAGACGGTGGACAAATGCCACCTGCTGATGCAGATGCATTGACCAACTTCATCCGTGCTATTGACAATCCATTTGCAGTTGAATTGGCTGACCTTGAAGCAAGTAAGGAAAATGGTTTGATTACGGTTCTTGGCGAAGAAACTGACGTTAAATATCTTGAAGAACTCAAAGACCTCAACATCAATCCTGACTTGATTGCTGAGTACGGTAAGGACATGAAGATTGTCTACACACCACTTCATGGTACGGGTGAAATGTTGGCTCGTCGTGCCCTTGCACAGGCTGGTTTTGAGTCTGTGCAAGTTGTGGAAGCTCAAGCAACTGCTGACCCTGACTTCTCTACTGTCGCTTCACCAAACCCAGAAAGCCAAGCTGCTTTTGCCCTTGCGGAAGAATTGGGCCGTGAAGTCGGTGCAGATGTCCTTCTTGCAACAGACCCTGACGCTGACCGTGTTGGTGTTGAAGTTCGTCAAGCTGACGGTTCATACTGGAACCTATCTGGTAACCAAATCGGTGCTATCATCGCTAAATACATCCTTGAAGCTCACAAGCAAGCTGGAACTCTTCCAGCAAACGCTGCCCTAGCTAAGTCAATCGTATCTACTGAGTTGGTAACTAAGATTGCTGAAAGCTACGGTACTACCATGTTCAATGTCTTGACTGGTTTCAAATTCATCGCTGAGAAAATCCAAGAGTTTGAAGAAAAACACAACCATACCTACATGTTTGGTTTTGAAGAAAGCTTTGGCTACTTGATTAAGCCATTCGTGCGTGACAAGGATGCAATCCAAGCCGTGCTTATGGTTGCTGAAATTGCTGCCTACTACCGTTCTCGTGGCATGACCTTGGCTGACGGTATCGATGAAATCTTCAAAGAATACGGCTACTTTGCTGAGAAAACAATTTCTGTTACACTTTCTGGTAAAGATGGTGCAGAGCAAATCAAGGCAATCATGGCTAAATTCCGCGATAACTCACCAGCTCAATTCAACGCAACAGACATCGCAGTCTTTGAGGACTTTGCCCTTCAAACCAAAACAGATAAAGATGGAAATGTTGAAAAACTCACTACTCCTCCATCAGATGTCTTGAAATACACCTTGGCAGATGATTCTTGGTTCGCTGTTCGTCCTTCAGGAACAGAACCAAAAATCAAATTCTACATCGCAACAGTCGGTGAAACACTTGCTGAAGCAGAAGAAAAAATCGCCAACATCGAAAAAGAAATCAACGAATTTGTTGGATAA
- a CDS encoding DNA/RNA helicase domain-containing protein, with protein MAKYSTNEHGVIEIDFEGVIPGADIRNKMKAVKYRWNPGRKVWYTCQDSMTLALAKEICDGDTELVPVSPVKWVPPADYALKVTIGEMLNASPAILKGWEDVLKTHVNGVMSEDNVAHSGQAVSRAQTSVWMDCFDFIRANLASLPSSMWTFELIFEYSLPGTVHQRPDVFLLTNTKTIILEFKKKVSPQIGSNKDDVAQAIRYKKWLENHHKVTRERHLDVNSYLVCTPDNSVAGTLRGVEILTKDNFCSTIERELTGESICTFTEEWIKSPKTEMPDMLQAIEIMYRDGRIPYISDVNKKCLKTVQKHIEEAKHQQKKILILINGVPGAGKTAVGQSVVYEQNRDGQANAVYLSGNGPLVEVLQYQINQVGNNKHMGENAIQGLKEFKSTYFSKSDRKNTSVPEQTVLIFDEAQRAWDAATLDRGFSEPQGLFDVGNRIYGAKGYAVLIGLYGDGQSIYRGEEAGMSLWEEALKHNREWSIFASESLMAQIHGLESQKILDDDLFLPVSLRADFIDCSKWVEQAIGRTGVTLQQAQAELAELQKTSMRICVTRDFEKVKARATVIYQEHPDWKYGILISNFAEQSIIRKAFPYWNIGYRGSNEVSNGRYGPWFAGDCKELNKACSVYGSQGLELDCPIILFGGGYVRQAGQWLARGATYNRQKEKFLDPETIVENNFRVLFTRARKEMILLIPDDPVLDETYDYFVNMGMDLL; from the coding sequence ATGGCAAAATATAGTACCAACGAACATGGTGTTATCGAGATTGATTTTGAAGGAGTAATTCCTGGTGCGGATATCCGAAATAAAATGAAGGCTGTAAAGTATCGTTGGAACCCCGGTAGAAAAGTTTGGTACACCTGTCAGGACAGTATGACTCTTGCTCTAGCAAAGGAAATATGTGATGGGGATACTGAACTGGTACCAGTAAGTCCTGTTAAATGGGTTCCCCCGGCAGATTATGCGTTGAAGGTTACTATTGGTGAGATGCTAAATGCCTCACCAGCCATATTAAAAGGTTGGGAGGATGTTCTCAAAACACATGTGAATGGCGTCATGTCGGAGGATAATGTAGCTCATTCAGGTCAGGCTGTGAGTAGAGCTCAAACATCTGTTTGGATGGACTGCTTTGATTTTATCAGGGCTAATCTGGCCTCCCTACCTTCTTCCATGTGGACCTTTGAGCTGATTTTTGAATACAGCCTTCCAGGAACAGTTCATCAACGTCCAGATGTATTTCTTCTTACAAATACTAAGACTATCATTTTAGAATTTAAAAAGAAGGTTTCCCCACAAATCGGCAGCAATAAGGATGATGTTGCACAAGCTATTCGGTATAAAAAGTGGCTGGAAAATCATCATAAGGTGACGAGAGAGCGCCATCTTGATGTGAACAGTTATCTTGTATGCACCCCAGATAATTCTGTAGCAGGAACACTTAGAGGAGTAGAGATACTGACAAAGGACAATTTCTGTTCTACTATTGAGCGAGAGCTTACTGGTGAAAGTATCTGTACGTTTACTGAGGAATGGATTAAATCCCCTAAAACAGAAATGCCAGATATGCTTCAGGCTATTGAAATCATGTATCGAGATGGGCGTATTCCTTACATTTCAGATGTTAATAAAAAATGCTTGAAGACAGTACAGAAGCATATAGAAGAGGCTAAACATCAACAGAAGAAAATTCTTATCCTGATCAATGGTGTACCAGGTGCAGGAAAAACTGCTGTAGGTCAGAGTGTCGTGTATGAGCAGAACAGAGATGGCCAGGCGAATGCGGTTTATCTATCTGGAAATGGACCACTGGTGGAAGTTCTACAATACCAGATCAATCAAGTCGGAAACAATAAGCATATGGGGGAGAATGCTATTCAAGGATTGAAGGAATTCAAGTCTACCTATTTCTCCAAAAGTGATAGGAAGAATACGAGCGTGCCTGAGCAAACCGTCCTTATCTTTGACGAAGCTCAAAGGGCTTGGGATGCAGCTACGTTAGACCGTGGTTTTAGTGAGCCTCAGGGATTATTTGATGTTGGCAACAGAATTTATGGGGCCAAAGGCTACGCAGTATTGATCGGTCTTTATGGGGACGGGCAGAGTATTTATAGGGGTGAGGAGGCAGGTATGTCTCTCTGGGAAGAGGCCCTTAAGCACAATAGAGAATGGAGTATTTTTGCATCAGAATCACTTATGGCACAGATACATGGGCTCGAAAGTCAGAAAATACTAGATGATGACCTCTTCTTGCCAGTATCTCTTAGAGCAGATTTTATCGATTGCAGTAAATGGGTGGAGCAAGCTATAGGAAGAACAGGTGTTACGCTACAGCAAGCTCAAGCGGAGCTGGCTGAGCTGCAGAAAACATCCATGCGAATCTGTGTCACCAGAGATTTTGAAAAGGTGAAGGCGCGTGCGACTGTTATTTATCAGGAGCATCCAGACTGGAAATACGGCATTCTGATTTCAAATTTTGCGGAGCAAAGCATTATTCGAAAAGCATTTCCATATTGGAATATTGGTTATAGAGGTTCTAATGAGGTATCGAATGGTAGGTACGGTCCCTGGTTTGCAGGTGATTGTAAAGAATTGAACAAGGCTTGTTCAGTCTACGGCAGCCAGGGGCTTGAACTTGATTGTCCGATCATTTTATTTGGTGGCGGCTATGTTCGTCAAGCGGGCCAGTGGCTTGCAAGAGGAGCTACCTACAATCGACAAAAGGAAAAGTTTCTGGATCCTGAAACAATCGTTGAGAACAATTTTAGAGTTTTGTTTACCCGGGCTCGTAAGGAAATGATTCTCTTGATTCCTGATGATCCCGTTCTGGATGAGACCTACGATTACTTCGTCAACATGGGAATGGACCTTTTGTGA